A stretch of Pseudophryne corroboree isolate aPseCor3 chromosome 9, aPseCor3.hap2, whole genome shotgun sequence DNA encodes these proteins:
- the LOC134957118 gene encoding uncharacterized protein LOC134957118 — MSRDKQPRSPLSPTHSDLSLHSNEEWEPTQEGDTTDQACSDQPRSSRTHEKTKKKPSRKARSQPEEQSEEEASGEDAGPKKPRGPRYTEAENCALVDGVDRYYDVLYGPRAQTTAARTKQSIWDAIASQVTAVSGNRRSTRNCMKRYSDCRRQTKKKMGIQRRHETATGGGPALNLKWLPWENVIRRRMNPAMVEGVRGGVDSSRPAGFPEEEEPPRRRKKAGDKLSKRRPDDRPAQRTSPARRTSPARGPTPAQQASTAARGPTPAQQASGARRSSPVRHRSSSHSLSPVHQTKSARRLSPVRQTSAHRTSPVRHTPSATTPQDGRQTTAPARRSSPDRRISRSSGTVTEEPQDTTLVDPSPDLFESTGLTDETFLGFEDSRADVSSQTLEKSSDTRTSEAPGAAAPQDGEVVPRTSSGLASGIGSYYRPDLLLQESSEDDEVEVQQAAVATSLSAQMQVVADAQEGQNPSTVQRVNTLASEITSRQDTYTNVVGSRLDNIERTMEKMSNSLLEMQKALADSTATMLQVRMNDHRKTMDVLHILAESMSRLVENTTCLAHSNTNMSESHRQSSSSQQLIATTLQMIYDKLPEPDHQHAGDPPFPPSQATRTPRTLPQVPSQYRQSQMYQGYTGMYPTHQMPPPPAATSTAAWPTEAQSTYYHAS; from the exons ATGTCAAGGGACAAGCAGCCCCGATCCCCCCTTTCCCCCACCCactcggatctatccctgcatagcaacgaggagtgggagccgacccaggagggggatacgaccgaccaggcatgcagtgaccagccgcggtcgtcaaggaccCATGAGAAGActaagaaaaagcctagtagaaag gcaagaagccagccagaggagcagtcggaggaggaagcctctggtgaagatgcaggaccgaaaaagccgcgtggccccagatacactgaggcggaaaactgtgctctagtggatggcgtcgataggtactacgacgttctgtatggaccaagggcacagaccacagcagctaggacaaagcaaagcatctgggatgccatcgcgagccaagtcactgcagtatctggaaaccgccggagcaccagaaactgcatgaagcggtacagtgattgccgcagacagaccaaaaagaagatggggattcagcgccgacatgagaccgcTACGGGAGGTGGACCGGCTCTCaacctgaagtggctaccctgggagaatgttattagaaggcgcatgaaccctgccatggtcgaaggagttcgcggaggtgtggactctagccgtcctgctggctttcccgaggaggaagaaccgcccagaagacggaagaaggcgggagataagctgtccaaaaggaggcctgatg acaggcctgcccagaggacatcacctgcgcgcaggacatcgccagcgcgcggaccgacacctgcgcagcaggcatcgacagcagcgcgcggaccgacacctgcgcagcaagcatcaggagcgcgcagatcttcacctgtgcgccacagatcGTCATCGCacagtttgtcacctgtgcaccagacgaagtcggcgcgcagactatcacctgtgcgccagacatcagcgcacagaacttcacctgtgcgccatacaccgtcggcgaccacaccacaagatgggcgccaaactacagctcctgcgcgcaggtcatcaccagatcgtcgtatctccaggagctcagggactgtgactgaagagcctcaagacacaacccttgtggacccatcacccgatctgtttgagtctacagggttaacagatgagacttttcttgggtttgaggacagccgtgcagacgtatccagccagacccttgaaaagtcttcagatacgaggacaagtgaagctcctggagcagcggcaccacaggatggagaag tggtgccacggaccagcagcggactagcttcgggaattggttcctactacaggccggatctcctcctacaggagtcgtcagaggatgacgaggtggaagtgcagcaggctgcagttgctacatccctgt ctgcccaaatgcaagtggtggcagacgcccaggaagggcagaatccctcaactgttcagagggtgaacaccctggcatcggagattacttcccgccaggataccTACACAAATGTTgttggaagcagactggacaacattgagaggacaatggagaagatgtcaaacagtctgcttgaaatgcagaaggctcttgccgacagcacggccacaatgctACAGGTCAGAATGAACGATCATAGGAAGACTATGGacgtccttcacattctggccgaatccatgaGCCGGCTCGTGGAGAACACAACATGTCTGGCACACAGCAAtaccaacatgtcggagagccatcgacaatcctcatccagccaacagctcatcgcaaccacactgcagatgatctatgacaaGCTCCCAGAACCagatcatcaacacgctggtgatccaccatttccgccgtcacaagccacaaggacgcctcgtacccttccgcaagtaccatcccagtacagacagtcacagatgtaccagggatatacagggatgtaccccacccaccagatgcctccaccaccggccgccacATCTACAGCCGCATGGCCCACAGAGGCCCAGTCAACGTACTACCATGCCTCATAG